The Nocardioides ochotonae genome segment CGTCGTCCAGGGCGGCGCGCCAGCGGGGGAGCGGCTCGGCCTCGTCGAGGTCGACGTCGAGGCGGTCGTTGCGCTTGAGGAGCACCCGGTCGGTGTGCGGGAACCAGTACATGTCGACGTGGTGGCTCTCGGCGCTCATCTGGTCGAACCCCTCCAGGGCCGCGTCCCACGACATCGGCTGCTCGTGGGCCTCGAGCACGAACAGCGGCTCGACCTGGAACGTCAGGGTCGTGAGCACGCCGAGGGCACCGAGGCCGACGCGCGCCACGGCGAACACGTCGGGGTTCTCGTCCGCGCTCGCGCGCAGCACCTCCCCGGTACCGATCACCAGCTCCAGGCCGGCCAGCTGGGCGGCCAGCCCGGCGGCGTGGCCACCGCTGCCGTGGGTGCCGGTGGAGGTCGCCCCGGCGAGGGTCTGCTGGTCGATGTCGCCCATGTTGTGCAGGCTCAGCCCGAGGCGCTCCAGCTCGGAGTTGAGCACGGACAGCGGGGTGCCGGCGTGGGCGGTCACCGTCATCGCCTCGCGGTCCACCGCGACGATCCCGCGCCGGCCACCCGGGGTGAGCATGGTGTGCTCCGGCGCCGAGATCGCGGTGAAGCTGTGCCCGGTGCCGACCATCTTCAGCGTGGTGCGTTCGGCGCGGGCGCGCTCGACCTCCGCGATGATCGCCGCGGTGTCCGCGGGCTCCACCACGCGGCGGGGGTGCGCCGTCTCGAGGCCCGACCAGTTCGTCCACTCCGTCACGGAGCGGACACTAGTGCGCGGGCTCGCCCTGCGTGGCCGCCTCGTCGTGGACCGTCACCTCGCGCGGGAGCAGCTGGGCGGCGGCGAGCGCCACCAGGCCCGCCGCCACGGTGACCAGGTAGGCGCTCGACGACCCGTGGTGGTCGACCACGATCCCGCTCAGGGTGGCGCCCGGCGCGACGCCTGCGGTGATGCCGGTCTGCACGATCGCCATTCCCTCGGTCAGCCGCGAGGAGGGCATCACGCGCTCGGTCAGCGACAGGGACGCGATCATCGTCGGGGCGATGGCCACACCGCCGATCAGCAGCAGCGCGCTCATCACCGCCACCGAGTCGACGAAGTAGAGCGGGGCCATCGCCAGCGCCATGCCGGCGGTGCCCCAGCGCAGCCGGACCTCCGGGCCGCGGCGCCACACGATCGCGCCGACCACCACGCCGGAGGCGAGGCTGCCCAGCGCCCACAGCGCGAGCAGGGCGCCGGACCACGCCTTCAGGCCGCGCTCGTCGGCGAAGGCGACGGTGGTCACCTCGGCGGCACCGAACAGCACCCCGAGCGCGGTCGCGACGACGGTGAGCGGCACCAGGGTGCGCCACGGCAGCGGCGGACGCGCGCCGCTGGTGCGGTCCCGCGGGTGGGCCGGCGGCTCGGTGCCGCGCTGGGCGGCGAAGACCAGGCTGCCACCCACCCCGGCCACCACGGCGACGGCCAGGCCGGCGACCGGGTGCACGGCGGTCGCGAGCATCGTGACGAGGATCGGGCCCACCACGAACACGACCTCGTCGAGCACGGCCTCCAGGGCGAACGCGGTCTGGAGGCGATCGGGGGAGGCCAGCACGTGGGCCCACCGGGCCCGCACGCACGAGCCGATCTGGGGCAGCGAGGCGCCGGCCAGCATCGCGGCGGCGTACGTCGTGGCGATCGGCCAGTCGGCCTGGACCGACTCCACCAGGAGCACCATCGCGACGCCGAACACGACGGCGGCGACCGACAGGACGGTGCGCTGGCCGAGGCGGTCGAGCAGCCGGCCCTGGAGGATGGCGACGATCGCATTGGCCACCATGTAGGCGGCCGACACCGCGCCGGCCAGGCCGTAGGAGCCGGACGCGGCCTCGACGAGGAGCACGATGCCGAGCCCGGCCATCGAGATCGGGAAGCGGGCGACGAGACCGGTGAGGCTGAACGCGAGCGCGCCCGGTTCGGCGAGCACCCGCCGGTAGGAGGTGAGCACTGACATGGTGGGAAAACGGTAGGTGGCGGTGGCCGCGACCGGTGAATTGGTGACTCGTCCATACGATGGGCACATGCCCGCCGAGACTCCCGACGCCGCCTCCACCGTCGCGCCGTACGACGCGCTCCTGCTGGTCTCCTTTGGCGGCCCGGAGGGCCCCGACGACGTCGTGCCGTTCCTCGAGAACGTCACCCGCGGCCGTGGGATCCCGCGCGAGCGGCTCGCGGAGGTCGGCCAGCACTACTCCCTGTTCGGCGGGAAGTCGCCGATCAACGACCAGAACCGCGAGTTCCTCGCCGCGCTGCGCGCGGACCTCGCCGGCGCCGGCGTCGACCTGCCGGTCTACTGGGGAAACCGCAACTGGGATCCCTACCTCACCGACACCCTCGCCCAGATGGCCGCGGACGGCGTCACCCGCGCCGCCTGCTTCGTGACCAGCGCGTACTCGTCGTGGTCGAGCTGCCGGCAGTACCGCGAGAACCTCTGGGACGCCGCCGAGTCGCTGCCCGGCGGGGTCGAGGCGGCGCCGCGCCTGGACAAGCTGCGCCACTACTTCAACCACCCCGGCTTCGTGGAGCCGGTCGTCGACGGCGTGCTCGCCGCCCTCGCGGACCTGCCCGAGGAGGTCCGCGACGGGGCGCACCTGGCCTTCGTCACGCACTCGATCCCCGACACGATGGCCGAGACCAGCGGGCCCGAGGGCGGCGCCTACGTCGAGCAGCACCTCGACGTCGCCGCGACGGTGGTCGCGCGGCTGGCTGAGGAGACCGGGCGCGACTACCCGCACGCGCTGGTCTACTGCTCGCGCTCCGGCGCGCCGCACGTGCCGTGGCTGGAGCCGGACATCAACGACCACCTCGAGGCGCTCCACGCCGAGGGCGTCCCGGCCGTGGTGATGGTCCCGGTGGGGTTCGTCTCCGACCACATGGAGGTCATCTACGACCTCGACACCGAGGCGATGGCGACCGCCGAGCGGCTCGGCCTCCCGGCACGGCGCTCGGCCACCGCCGGCAACGACCCGCGCTTCGTCGCCGCGGTGCGCGACCTGCTGCTCGAGCGGGCCGCCGTCGAGCGCGGCGAGGACGTGGCGCGCGCCGCCACCGGCCGGCTGGGCCCGCTGTGGGACGCCTGTCCCGGGACCTGCTGCCCGAACCCCCGCGGCGAGCGCCCCGCCCTCTGCGGTGCCTGAGCGGGTGGCTGCCGACCCCGCCGACTCCGCCGGCCTGGCCGGTCTCGCGCTCGAGGTCGCCCGCGCGGCCGCCGCGCTGGTGCGGGAACGGCGTACCGAGGGGGTGAGCGTCGCCGCGACCAAGTCCAGCGACGTCGACGTCGTCACCGAGACCGACCGGGCCAGCGAGGAGCTGATCCGCGCACTCCTGCGCGAGCGCCGCCCCGACGACGCGATCCTGGGCGAGGAGGGCGAGGACGAGTCCGGCACCAGTGGCGTGCGCTGGGTCGTCGACCCGATCGACGGCACCGTGAACTTCCTCTACGGCCTCCCGCAGTACGCCGTGTCGATCGCTGCCGAGGTCGAGGGTCGTGCCGTGGCCGGGGTGGTGCTCAACGTCGCCACCGGCACCGAGTACGTCGGGCACCTCGGGACCGACGGCGGGGGAGCGGTGGCCACCCGCGACGGCGTACCGCTCTCGGTGCGGGGTCCCGCGCCGCTGGCCGAGCGCCTGATCGCGACCGGCTTCTCCTACGCAGCCGGGCTGCGCCGGATCCAGGCCGAGGCCCTGGTGCGGCTGCTGCCGCGGGTGCGCGACATCCGCCGGCTCGGCTCCTGCGCCCTCGACCTGTGCCACGTCGCCGAGGGCACCGTCGACGGGTACGTCGAGGAGGGCGTGCACCTGTGGGACCACGCGGCCGGTGCCCTCATCGCCCGGGCCGCCGGCGCCCGCACCGAGATCCTGCCGGGAGCCGGTGGTCACGAGCTGCTGCTCTGCGCCCCGGCGCACGGCTTCGCCGAGCTCCGCGAAGCGGTCGTGGCCGCGGGGTACGCCGCCCGGGAATAGGACCGCGCCCGCCCCTGTTCAGGCAGCGACTCTCGCAACACCCCGCCCGGCAGCCGGCACCGACCATGGTGCACAATCTGGCGCCGACGCCGTCGTCGCCCGATGTTCGGGGCTTGGGACGTACGAGGCTGCGAGAGCCTCCGGGAGACCCCGGAGGCCGTGGACACCCACGAGGCCCGTGAAGCCCGAGGAACCCAGGAAGGGAGTGAGCGGCGGATGGCAACCGACTACGACGCACCGCGCAAGACCGAGGAAGAGCAGTCCGAGAGCAGCATCGAGGAGCTCAAGGCGCGGCGCAACGACAAGTTCTCCGGCAAGGTCGACGAGGACGAGACCGAGGCCGCGGAGGCCTTCGAGCTCCCCGGCGCCGACCTGTCCCACGAGGAGCTGGCGGTCGAGGTGAAGCCGAAGCAGGAGGACGAGTTCACCTGCATGAGCTGCTTCTTGGTGCACCACCGCTCGCTGCTGGCGGACCCGGCGACGATGACCTGCCGCGACTGCGCCTGACCCGCACCACCCGCCGCCCACCGGGCGGCACAGCAGAAGACAACAGGCCGCGGCCCCCGAGGGGACCGCGGCCTGTTCGTGTCGTGGCCTACTTGCCGTCCTTGCGCAGGTCGGGCGGCAGGTGGCCGGTGGACTTGGCGTAGTAGTTCGCCGCCTTGCGCTGGGCGAGCATCCGGGCCACCCCCACGGCCACGCCGCTGATGACCGCCCAGCCGACTGCCTCCCAGATCTCGACGTCGGGGTCGGCGGGGTTCTCCGGGGGCTTCTTGCCGGTCGCGACCTTCCAGGTCGCGTCGGCGGCCTTCTTCGCCATCGCGGCCGCGCCCAGCGCGGCGACGAGCGA includes the following:
- a CDS encoding D-arabinono-1,4-lactone oxidase gives rise to the protein MTEWTNWSGLETAHPRRVVEPADTAAIIAEVERARAERTTLKMVGTGHSFTAISAPEHTMLTPGGRRGIVAVDREAMTVTAHAGTPLSVLNSELERLGLSLHNMGDIDQQTLAGATSTGTHGSGGHAAGLAAQLAGLELVIGTGEVLRASADENPDVFAVARVGLGALGVLTTLTFQVEPLFVLEAHEQPMSWDAALEGFDQMSAESHHVDMYWFPHTDRVLLKRNDRLDVDLDEAEPLPRWRAALDDDLLSNRLFGALCAVGNAVPATVPLINRVSSRALGARTYSDVPHRVFTTERRVVFREMEYAVPRAAGLSALREARAVLDASGLRVGFPVEVRTAPADDIALSTASGRDSLYVAFHVHRDAEHREYFALMEQVMRAHDGRPHWGKVHTRTAADLAPAYPRFEEFLAVRDRLDPDRVFANPYLRRVLGE
- a CDS encoding MFS transporter; this translates as MSVLTSYRRVLAEPGALAFSLTGLVARFPISMAGLGIVLLVEAASGSYGLAGAVSAAYMVANAIVAILQGRLLDRLGQRTVLSVAAVVFGVAMVLLVESVQADWPIATTYAAAMLAGASLPQIGSCVRARWAHVLASPDRLQTAFALEAVLDEVVFVVGPILVTMLATAVHPVAGLAVAVVAGVGGSLVFAAQRGTEPPAHPRDRTSGARPPLPWRTLVPLTVVATALGVLFGAAEVTTVAFADERGLKAWSGALLALWALGSLASGVVVGAIVWRRGPEVRLRWGTAGMALAMAPLYFVDSVAVMSALLLIGGVAIAPTMIASLSLTERVMPSSRLTEGMAIVQTGITAGVAPGATLSGIVVDHHGSSSAYLVTVAAGLVALAAAQLLPREVTVHDEAATQGEPAH
- a CDS encoding ferrochelatase, coding for MPAETPDAASTVAPYDALLLVSFGGPEGPDDVVPFLENVTRGRGIPRERLAEVGQHYSLFGGKSPINDQNREFLAALRADLAGAGVDLPVYWGNRNWDPYLTDTLAQMAADGVTRAACFVTSAYSSWSSCRQYRENLWDAAESLPGGVEAAPRLDKLRHYFNHPGFVEPVVDGVLAALADLPEEVRDGAHLAFVTHSIPDTMAETSGPEGGAYVEQHLDVAATVVARLAEETGRDYPHALVYCSRSGAPHVPWLEPDINDHLEALHAEGVPAVVMVPVGFVSDHMEVIYDLDTEAMATAERLGLPARRSATAGNDPRFVAAVRDLLLERAAVERGEDVARAATGRLGPLWDACPGTCCPNPRGERPALCGA
- a CDS encoding inositol monophosphatase family protein; the protein is MAADPADSAGLAGLALEVARAAAALVRERRTEGVSVAATKSSDVDVVTETDRASEELIRALLRERRPDDAILGEEGEDESGTSGVRWVVDPIDGTVNFLYGLPQYAVSIAAEVEGRAVAGVVLNVATGTEYVGHLGTDGGGAVATRDGVPLSVRGPAPLAERLIATGFSYAAGLRRIQAEALVRLLPRVRDIRRLGSCALDLCHVAEGTVDGYVEEGVHLWDHAAGALIARAAGARTEILPGAGGHELLLCAPAHGFAELREAVVAAGYAARE
- a CDS encoding DUF4193 domain-containing protein gives rise to the protein MATDYDAPRKTEEEQSESSIEELKARRNDKFSGKVDEDETEAAEAFELPGADLSHEELAVEVKPKQEDEFTCMSCFLVHHRSLLADPATMTCRDCA
- a CDS encoding DUF4235 domain-containing protein; the protein is MASGGSKTWSVFSLVAALGAAAMAKKAADATWKVATGKKPPENPADPDVEIWEAVGWAVISGVAVGVARMLAQRKAANYYAKSTGHLPPDLRKDGK